One region of Vitis vinifera cultivar Pinot Noir 40024 chromosome 1, ASM3070453v1 genomic DNA includes:
- the LOC100257616 gene encoding rust resistance kinase Lr10 has product MQVVEGSASSVQWPVGIVYIEPTCPLVSQSASTQISQLFTGTSLSLFSSNAVVLGVHGSSSPTFLLFPLGLQSFQLIISFSDTTLRAKFKVTVEMAEPSDVLALLLSLFIFLFTAEVGARTPEQVKCSSSCGDLHNISYPFRLMGDPAGCGDADYVLSCQNNKTILEFHSGKYYVKTISYEERTIHVVDVNLANSSCNLSYQSLNIDEVAADFRFTGFYNVTFAAFMNCSRTISDPAYRRVPCVSTNTSHVYVKYNRYAVSDLGDSCHFISMTPATYVDVDFPSYGAIMKILGSGFKLEWSVECRDCLVSGGSCVVTSFSRHLTYQCDQGISLWIGKAAFEFLFFALGSRLLAKLLLLAGLSLALVIFVFLIHKYRTWKPVDTAEKFFGNQQLLMPKRYSYSDILAMTNCFQDKLGEGGFGSVYKGYLPGGSSIAVKILGNSKFSGKEFINEVSTIGRIRHDNVVHLVGFCSEGSNQALVYEYMPNGSLDKHIFLKEGRVKSFGWEKLHEIALGTAQGIEYLHGGCDICILHFDIKPQNILLDHDFIPKISDFGLAKFYPKGYDFVSINTARGTIGYIAPELITQNFGAVSSKSDVYSFGMLLLEMAGGRRNVESKAKSSSKVYFPSWVYDHLSEGGDLELGNITEVEIEIARKLCIVGLWCIQMEPSDRPSMTKVIVMLEGNIDDLKLPPRPFFSSPQHVSIVEPQSDSSTELLLSGSQEESLYNNS; this is encoded by the exons ATGCAAGTTGTGGAAGGAAGTGCCTCTTCAGTGCAGTGGCCCGTGGGCATTGTATATATAGAACCCACTTGTCCACTAGTCTCTCAGTCGGCGTCAACCCAAATATCCCAGCTGTTCACTGGCACTAGTCTCTCTCTATTCTCTTCAAACGCTGTCGTTTTGGGGGTCCACGGCTCCTCATCACCCACATTCCTTCTCTTTCCCTTAGGTCTGCAGTCTTTTCAATTAATTATCTCCTTCTCAGACACTACTTTGCGTGCGAAATTCAAAGTAACCGTGGAAATGGCAGAACCCTCCGATGTATTAGCTCTTCTCCTTTCTCTATTCATCTTTTTATTCACCGCTGAAGTTGGGGCAAGGACACCTGAACAGGTTAAATGCTCGTCTTCATGCGGAGATTTGCATAACATCAGCTATCCTTTCCGCCTGATGGGTGATCCAGCGGGATGCGGCGATGCTGACTATGTGCTCTCTTGCCAGAACAACAAAACAATCTTGGAGTTCCACTCAGGAAAGTACTACGTTAAAACTATTTCATATGAGGAACGTACAATTCATGTTGTAGATGTGAATTTAGCCAATAGTAGCTGCAATCTTTCATACCAATCTCTAAACATTGATGAAGTGGCGGCCGACTTCCGATTCACAGGATTCTACAATGTCACCTTCGCAGCATTCATGAACTGCTCTAGAACTATAAGTGATCCTGCTTATAGAAGAGTTCCTTGTGTTAGTACTAATACATCTCATGTTTACGTTAAGTACAATCGCTATGCAGTCTCTGATCTCGGTGACTCATGCCATTTTATTTCAATGACTCCTGCCACCTATGTTGATGTGGACTTTCCTTCATATGGAGCCATCATGAAAATACTGGGGTCGGGGTTCAAGCTTGAATGGTCAGTTGAGTGCAGGGATTGCCTTGTGTCTGGTGGTTCATGTGTAGTGACTTCCTTCAGTAGGCATCTCACCTATCAGTGCGACCAAG GAATTTCGTTATGGATAGGAAAGGCTG CATTTGAGTTTCTCTTTTTCGCACTAGGGAGCAGGCTGCTAG CT AAATTGCTCTTATTAGCCGGTTTATCTTTAGCTCTGGTTATATTTGTGTTCCTTATACACAAATATCGAACATGGAAGCCAGTTGATACCGCGGAGAAATTTTTTGGCAATCAGCAGTTGTTGATGCCTAAGAGATACTCTTACTCTGATATCCTAGCAATGACAAACTGCTTCCAAGATAAATTAGGGGAAGGTGGTTTTGGTTCAGTTTATAAAGGGTACCTTCCTGGTGGCAGCTCCATTGCTGTTAAGATACTTGGGAACTCAAAGTTTAGTGGGAAAGAATTCATCAATGAAGTCTCAACTATTGGTAGAATCCGCCATGACAATGTGGTACATTTAGTGGGATTTTGTTCTGAGGGATCTAATCAAGCTCTTGTCTATGAATACATGCCTAATGGGTCACTGGATAAGCATATATTCTTGAAGGAGGGGAGAGTTAAGTCATTTGGCTGGGAGAAACTCCATGAAATTGCTCTTGGGACGGCACAAGGAATTGAATATCTACATGGAGGATGTGACATATGCATTCTTCATTTTGACATTAAGCCTCAAAATATCCTGCTAGATCATGATTTCATCCCAAAGATTTCAGACTTTGGCCTTGCAAAATTTTACCCAAAAGGATATGATTTTGTGTCCATTAATACTGCAAGAGGAACAATAGGGTACATAGCTCCTGAACTGATTACACAGAATTTTGGAGCTGTTTCTAGCAAATCGGATGTCTATAGTTTTGGGATGTTATTGTTAGAGATGGCTGGGGGAAGAAGGAATGTTGAGAGCAAGGCAAAGAGTTCGAGCAAAGTTTACTTCCCATCATGGGTTTATGACCATCTTAGTGAGGGAGGAGATTTGGAGCTTGGCAATATTACAGAAGTTGAGATTGAGATAGCAAGAAAGTTGTGCATAGTTGGGCTCTGGTGCATTCAAATGGAGCCATCAGATCGACCTTCGATGACCAAAGTGATAGTAATGCTAGAAGGGAACATTGATGACCTCAAATTGCCTCCTAggcctttcttttcttctcctcaACATGTGTCTATAGTAGAGCCTCAATCAGACTCTTCAACAGAGTTGCTGTTATCCGGGTCACAGGAGGAA
- the LOC100262985 gene encoding E3 ubiquitin-protein ligase RHA2A has translation MGLQSQLNDVSSDSIPLLLVAIIANCVAYIRSLLLGLFQSMGLSRFDADEVEDGLLGAVGSGLASLIVLAEQLNLNRVFSYRYGEDGGAASDCVVCLCRLRDGDQVRRLACRHVFHKECFDGWLDHLNFNCPLCRSPLVSDERVALTQRRVGGDLVTWFSLR, from the coding sequence ATGGGTCTGCAGAGCCAGCTGAACGATGTCTCATCCGATTCGATCCCTCTACTTCTGGTGGCAATCATCGCCAACTGCGTAGCTTATATTCGGTCCTTGCTTTTGGGGTTATTTCAGTCCATGGGCCTCTCTCGATTCGATGCGGATGAAGTGGAGGATGGGCTACTGGGTGCTGTGGGCTCCGGTTTGGCCAGTCTGATAGTTCTGGCGGAGCAGCTCAACCTCAATAGGGTCTTTTCTTATCGGTACGGTGAGGATGGTGGCGCCGCTTCCGATTGCGTGGTGTGTTTGTGCAGGTTAAGGGATGGCGACCAGGTGCGCAGGCTAGCGTGCCGCCATGTCTTCCACAAGGAGTGCTTCGATGGGTGGCTGGATCACCTCAACTTCAACTGCCCCCTCTGTCGGTCGCCCCTTGTCTCCGACGAGCGCGTGGCCCTCACGCAGCGTCGCGTCGGTGGGGACTTGGTCACCTGGTTCTCTTTGCGATGA